From Nycticebus coucang isolate mNycCou1 chromosome 6, mNycCou1.pri, whole genome shotgun sequence, the proteins below share one genomic window:
- the LOC128587393 gene encoding LOW QUALITY PROTEIN: BRO1 domain-containing protein BROX-like (The sequence of the model RefSeq protein was modified relative to this genomic sequence to represent the inferred CDS: substituted 2 bases at 2 genomic stop codons), which yields MTHWFHRKPLKAAPVSFNYYGIATGPPASKICNDLRSSRARLLELFTDLSCNPEMMKNAADSYSSLLQGFINSLDESTQESKLRYIRNFKCTDTLQGQVPSAQQDSVFELISMXFNVALWYTKYASRLAGKENITEDEAKEVHRSLKIAAGIFKHLKESHIPKFITPAEKGRDLEGRLIEAYIIQCQAEAQEVTTARAIDLKPAPGLIAALAYETANFYQKADHVLSSLEPSYSAKWRKYLHLKMCFYTAYAFCYHGQTXLASDKCGEAVRSLQEAEKFYAKAEAVCKAYGETKGPGPTVRPSGHLFFRKLGNLVKNTLEKCQRENGFICFQKIPTEAPQLELKANYGLVEPVPFQFPPTSAHWTPETLAAFDLTKRPKDDSTKLKPEEEVKPVKEPDIKPEKDTGCSIS from the coding sequence ATGACCCATTGGTTTCATAGGAAGCCATTAAAAGCCGCTCCTGTTTCTTTTAATTACTATGGTATAGCCACTGGCCCTCCTGCTTCAAAAATTTGCAATGATTTGAGATCATCCAGGGCACGCCTCCTTGAACTGTTCACTGATTTGAGCTGTAATCCAGAAATGATGAAGAATGCAGCAGATTCATATTCTTCGCTTTTACAAGGCTTCATAAATTCATTGGATGAATCTACTCAAGAAAGCAAATTACGATATATTCGAAATTTCAAGTGTACTGATACATTACAAGGACAGGTTCCAAGTGCCCAACAGGATTCTGTTTTCGAATTAATTTCCATGTGATTTAATGTAGCTTTATGGTATACCAAATATGCTTCAAGACTGgctggaaaagaaaacataacagaAGATGAAGCAAAAGAAGTCCATCGAAGCCTAAAAATTGCAGCTGGGATTTTTAAACATCTAAAGGAAAGTCATATCCCCAAATTTATTACACctgcagaaaagggaagggattTAGAAGGACGGCTCATAGAAGCTTATATTATCCAGTGTCAGGCTGAAGCTCAAGAAGTAACAACTGCTCGAGCAATTGACCTAAAACCTGCTCCTGGACTAATTGCCGCACTGGCATATGAAACAGCCAATTTCTATCAAAAAGCTGATCATGTTTTATCCAGTTTGGAGCCTTCGTATTCTGCTAAATGGAgaaaatatcttcatttgaaaatgtgTTTCTACACAGCTTATGCTTTCTGTTATCATGGTCAGACTTGATTGGCTAGTGACAAATGTGGAGAAGCAGTCAGGTCTCTCCAAGAAGCAGAAAAATTTTATGCAAAGGCAGAAGCAGTATGTAAAGCATATGGAGAAACCAAAGGACCTGGGCCAACAGTTAGACCTTCAGGACATTTGTTTTTTAGGAAACTTGGAAACCTTGTGAAGAATACCCTAGAAAAATGTCAAAGAGAAAACGGGTTTATTTGCTTTCAAAAAATTCCAACGGAAGCCCCACAACTGGAACTCAAAGCAAATTATGGTCTTGTAGAGCCTGTACCTTTCCAATTTCCTCCCACAAGTGCTCACTGGACACCAGAAACATTGGCTGCATTTGATCTCACCAAGAGACCCAAAGATGACAGTACCAAACTCAAACCAGAAGAAGAAGTAAAACCTGTGAAAGAGCCAGATATCAAACCTGAAAAGGACACTGGCTGCAGCATCTCCTAA